A genomic region of Methanothermobacter thermautotrophicus str. Delta H contains the following coding sequences:
- the rqcH gene encoding ribosome rescue protein RqcH, whose translation MKTMSNVDVFAVTSELNEMLRGARVDKAYQPLRDTVIIRFHVPGEGRVDVVMQAGVRIHRTNYPPQNPKVPPSFPMLLRKHLKGGVVREVRQHGFDRIVEITVEKDQEYTLMVELFAKGNIILLNQQREIILPLKRKTWSDRRIASREIYEYPPSRGINPLDHDPSELEDILMNSGADLIRTLARNGFGGLYAEEIVLRAGLDKNTPCSNLTPDDIRKIDAAIYETFKPLRELDLKPHIIGDGEDVLPIELRVYSGRERRYFESFNDAADEFFSSIFREEIRRAHEEEWEREVDRFRKRLRIQRETLEKFKKTIEVSTRRGDLLYANYSLVEEVLATIRRAREKYSWDEIKNIIADARKRGLPEASNITEIDRMGNITIFLDGEPVRIDSKLGVPENAEVYYEKAKKAKRKIKGVMTAIEKTEKEIERIEKKRDDALRNIMVPRRRVKRKLRWFEKFRWFVSSDGFLVIGGRDAGTNEMVVKKHMEPRDIYLHSDIHGAPSVVIKTEGRDVPETTIQEAAVFAASFSSAWTRGFTSLDVYWVHPEQVSKTPRSGEFVARGAFIIRGSRNYLRGVPLKIAIGVVDYEGERIMSGPPSAVKRMTEKFVTVKPGYTKKEALAKAIKSRVDDENLFPLEDFIRNLPPGKGDIVEDD comes from the coding sequence ATGAAGACAATGTCAAACGTTGATGTTTTCGCAGTTACCAGTGAACTGAATGAGATGCTGAGGGGTGCCAGGGTCGATAAGGCCTACCAGCCCCTGAGGGATACCGTGATCATAAGGTTCCATGTGCCAGGTGAGGGGAGGGTTGACGTGGTTATGCAGGCCGGTGTGAGGATCCACCGGACAAACTACCCCCCACAGAACCCCAAGGTCCCCCCATCATTCCCCATGCTACTCAGAAAGCACCTCAAGGGAGGCGTGGTGAGGGAGGTCAGACAGCACGGCTTCGACCGGATAGTCGAGATAACCGTTGAGAAGGATCAGGAGTACACCCTCATGGTTGAACTCTTTGCAAAGGGCAACATAATACTCCTGAACCAGCAGAGGGAGATAATACTCCCCCTGAAAAGGAAGACCTGGAGTGACCGGAGGATAGCGTCCCGTGAAATCTATGAGTACCCTCCATCAAGGGGCATCAACCCCCTGGACCACGACCCCTCAGAACTTGAGGACATACTGATGAACTCCGGGGCTGACCTCATAAGGACACTTGCAAGGAACGGGTTCGGGGGCCTCTATGCCGAGGAGATAGTCCTCAGGGCGGGCCTTGACAAGAACACTCCATGCAGCAATCTCACCCCTGATGATATAAGGAAAATTGATGCTGCAATATATGAAACCTTCAAACCCCTCAGGGAACTTGATCTGAAGCCCCACATCATAGGAGATGGTGAAGACGTCCTCCCCATCGAACTCAGGGTATACAGTGGAAGGGAGAGAAGATACTTTGAAAGCTTCAATGACGCTGCAGACGAGTTCTTCAGCTCCATCTTCAGGGAGGAGATAAGGAGGGCCCATGAGGAGGAGTGGGAAAGGGAAGTTGATAGGTTCAGGAAGAGGCTCCGGATTCAGAGGGAGACCCTTGAAAAATTCAAAAAAACAATAGAGGTCTCAACAAGGAGGGGTGACCTCCTCTATGCGAACTATTCCCTGGTGGAGGAAGTGCTTGCCACCATAAGGAGAGCCCGTGAAAAATACTCATGGGATGAAATCAAAAATATAATAGCTGACGCACGTAAAAGGGGTCTTCCAGAGGCCAGTAACATCACCGAAATCGACAGGATGGGGAACATAACAATATTCCTTGATGGTGAGCCAGTAAGGATTGATTCAAAGCTTGGAGTCCCCGAGAATGCAGAGGTGTACTATGAGAAGGCCAAGAAGGCCAAGAGAAAGATAAAGGGTGTTATGACCGCCATTGAGAAGACCGAGAAGGAAATTGAAAGGATTGAGAAAAAGAGGGATGATGCCCTCAGGAACATCATGGTTCCCAGGAGGAGAGTTAAAAGAAAACTGCGCTGGTTTGAGAAGTTCCGCTGGTTCGTATCCTCTGATGGTTTCCTGGTGATCGGTGGAAGAGACGCCGGAACCAATGAGATGGTTGTGAAAAAACATATGGAACCCCGGGATATATACCTCCACTCAGACATCCACGGAGCCCCATCCGTTGTTATAAAGACTGAGGGGAGGGATGTCCCGGAGACAACCATACAGGAGGCCGCAGTTTTCGCGGCTTCATTCTCAAGTGCCTGGACCCGCGGATTCACATCACTGGACGTTTACTGGGTCCACCCTGAGCAGGTCTCAAAGACACCCAGATCCGGAGAGTTCGTTGCACGTGGTGCCTTCATCATAAGGGGGTCCAGGAACTATCTGAGGGGTGTTCCCCTCAAGATAGCCATCGGGGTGGTTGACTATGAGGGTGAGAGGATCATGAGCGGTCCTCCCTCTGCCGTTAAAAGAATGACAGAAAAGTTTGTTACCGTGAAGCCAGGTTACACAAAAAAGGAGGCCCTTGCAAAGGCCATAAAGTCAAGGGTCGATGATGAAAATCTATTCCCCCTCGAGGACTTCATAAGGAACCTTCCACCCGGGAAGGGGGATATAGTTGAGGATGACTGA
- a CDS encoding metal-dependent hydrolase, whose amino-acid sequence MRIQWFGHSAFEITSSDTRILLDPFISNNPVCSTAVEEFEPDVICVTHGHADHLGDAMEIAERTGALLIANHELSVFFSRQGLESTGMNIGGKISIDGIGIRMVDAKHSSDIDFTEEVTSGGSACGFIIETREGKVYHAGDTGLFADMRDVIGEIYRPDIALLPIGDRYTMGPEDAAVAAGWIKPEKVLPMHYNTFPVIEQNPEIFAELVERTSPGTEVVILDVGGFYEY is encoded by the coding sequence ATGAGAATTCAGTGGTTTGGACATTCAGCATTTGAGATAACATCCTCTGATACAAGGATACTTCTGGATCCCTTCATAAGTAACAACCCTGTCTGCAGCACAGCAGTTGAGGAGTTCGAACCAGACGTGATATGCGTCACCCATGGACACGCAGACCATCTCGGCGATGCAATGGAGATCGCTGAGAGGACAGGCGCACTCCTGATAGCGAACCATGAACTATCTGTTTTTTTCTCAAGGCAGGGCCTTGAAAGTACCGGGATGAACATCGGTGGAAAAATTTCCATTGATGGTATAGGGATAAGGATGGTTGATGCAAAGCATTCATCAGATATAGACTTTACAGAGGAGGTGACATCTGGAGGCAGTGCCTGTGGCTTTATAATTGAGACCCGTGAGGGTAAGGTGTATCATGCCGGTGATACCGGTCTTTTTGCAGATATGAGGGATGTTATAGGTGAGATTTACAGGCCTGATATTGCACTCTTACCGATAGGCGACAGATACACCATGGGGCCTGAGGATGCAGCAGTGGCAGCCGGCTGGATAAAACCTGAAAAGGTTCTCCCGATGCACTACAATACGTTTCCCGTCATTGAACAGAACCCCGAAATATTTGCTGAACTTGTTGAAAGGACATCCCCCGGTACAGAGGTCGTCATCCTCGATGTCGGAGGATTCTATGAATACTGA
- a CDS encoding Era-like GTP-binding protein: MANFFTNFLDKLLGRNKKLKIGLYGHPNSGKTTLANRMCEDWLGKPLGLTSEIPHETRTVYKKEKVTIKKDGAELDFDIIDTPGIATKVDYKNFLEFGLSEPEAKERAKEATKGIIEAIKWLDDVTGVLLVMDSSQDPLTQANITIIGNLEARKIPFLIVANKIDLPDSSPERIVSVFPQHTVVPISALHGEKTEDLYMEMVKKFR; the protein is encoded by the coding sequence ATGGCAAATTTTTTCACAAACTTCCTGGATAAACTGCTTGGAAGGAACAAGAAACTTAAGATTGGACTCTATGGTCACCCAAATTCAGGTAAAACAACCCTGGCCAACAGAATGTGTGAGGACTGGCTTGGAAAACCACTGGGTTTAACATCAGAGATACCCCACGAGACAAGGACTGTTTACAAGAAGGAGAAGGTAACCATAAAAAAGGATGGCGCCGAACTTGACTTTGATATCATCGACACCCCGGGGATAGCCACCAAGGTTGACTACAAGAACTTCCTGGAGTTTGGATTATCAGAACCCGAGGCCAAGGAAAGGGCAAAGGAGGCCACAAAGGGCATAATCGAGGCCATAAAATGGCTGGACGATGTCACAGGGGTTCTACTTGTAATGGACTCATCACAGGATCCCCTGACACAGGCGAACATAACCATAATAGGGAACCTGGAGGCAAGGAAGATACCCTTCCTGATAGTTGCCAATAAGATAGACCTTCCTGATTCCTCACCTGAGAGGATCGTATCGGTCTTTCCCCAGCACACAGTCGTCCCCATATCCGCACTGCACGGTGAGAAAACAGAGGACCTTTACATGGAAATGGTTAAAAAATTCAGATGA
- a CDS encoding dolichyl-diphosphooligosaccharide--protein glycosyltransferase subunit STT3: MDKLKTFIIILIIFSIGFFSRIETAELKGMNTADRAYFTDENGLPYMYEPDSYYNYRLTANILDHGHPGDKIINGTPWDLHSNYPPGNRVNYPPLILWISLLFHNFINLFIPFSLIETCFWLPAIIGPLAGIVMFFMVRRYAGDLPGLLSGVLLVLAPVYFSRTVPGFFDTDMFNIIFPLLVIFFLLKATETKNNYMFPLLLSSFSLALLSLSWNGWAYIFYIIIISSILYMTLCKLKGKAVMGFSRKIAVFVIISLLIIGLAGRLGYALIFPTFFKFTFKSLSAGGWPGIFESISELSAPTFDEFLSLPGPVNMGIGLFGFVIIGSIMLRDEIKRVHLPDFSWYPFILIGIWLIIGLAAYSLSTRFALLVIPPLIIFLGLLMGVMASYLKGSPSMRLRRSGNVFILSLVVMLSTISFIQAYEIQFVPIVDDDFVAASYWIKNETSMDTVVITEWGYGHPLATFSQRPVLMDGGMNPSTPRSYWVYHAFATNNESLSIGIFSMLSTSGNKAVELLNNRTGNTSLTVTILDDILGVNRIYAEKTLQEKYGIDPGFTGELLSYTHPTNKPFIILTKDDMIKWGHWYIYYGFWDFNRSRGYDYIYYVGSSNDTGQIRYYSNDVKFDLTSGASWENRKPYTTIIKYRNFKRVIEGDGKSDFSIIVLLDKNQAIVVDKRFQDSLFVKLVILKEETEHIKPIYKNNSTIIWTVR, encoded by the coding sequence TTGGATAAACTAAAAACTTTTATTATTATCCTGATAATATTCTCTATCGGTTTCTTTTCAAGGATCGAGACAGCAGAACTCAAAGGCATGAACACTGCAGATAGGGCTTACTTCACTGATGAAAACGGCCTACCCTACATGTACGAACCTGACTCCTACTATAACTACCGTCTTACCGCCAACATATTAGACCATGGACACCCGGGGGATAAAATAATAAACGGCACCCCATGGGACCTCCACAGTAATTATCCTCCAGGTAATAGAGTGAATTACCCTCCGTTAATATTATGGATTTCCTTGTTATTTCACAATTTTATTAATCTTTTCATACCTTTCAGCCTCATTGAAACCTGTTTCTGGCTGCCTGCAATCATAGGACCATTAGCGGGGATTGTCATGTTCTTCATGGTTAGGAGGTATGCTGGTGACCTTCCAGGGCTTTTAAGCGGCGTATTATTAGTTCTGGCGCCAGTCTACTTCTCCCGGACTGTGCCAGGGTTCTTTGATACTGACATGTTTAATATAATCTTCCCCCTACTTGTCATTTTCTTTCTTTTAAAGGCTACCGAAACGAAAAACAACTATATGTTTCCCCTTCTTTTATCATCTTTCTCACTCGCCCTCCTTTCACTTTCATGGAATGGTTGGGCATACATTTTCTACATAATAATAATATCGAGCATATTGTATATGACATTATGCAAGCTTAAAGGAAAGGCAGTGATGGGCTTTTCCAGGAAAATTGCAGTTTTTGTTATAATTTCATTGCTTATTATAGGATTAGCTGGACGCTTAGGGTATGCTTTAATTTTTCCAACTTTTTTCAAATTCACATTTAAATCATTAAGTGCTGGTGGTTGGCCAGGAATCTTCGAATCAATATCTGAATTAAGTGCTCCAACCTTTGATGAATTTTTATCATTGCCTGGGCCGGTAAATATGGGTATTGGCTTATTTGGGTTCGTGATCATTGGGAGTATCATGTTAAGGGATGAAATCAAGAGGGTTCATCTTCCAGATTTTAGCTGGTATCCTTTCATCTTAATTGGCATATGGCTTATAATAGGTCTTGCAGCGTATTCTTTAAGTACACGTTTTGCCTTATTAGTCATACCTCCACTTATAATATTCCTTGGATTACTTATGGGAGTTATGGCTTCTTATCTTAAAGGTTCACCATCCATGCGATTACGTAGATCCGGGAACGTTTTCATATTATCTCTGGTGGTAATGTTATCCACAATTTCATTTATACAGGCATACGAGATACAATTTGTGCCCATTGTCGACGATGATTTTGTAGCAGCCTCCTATTGGATCAAAAACGAAACTTCTATGGATACCGTCGTAATTACAGAATGGGGTTATGGACATCCGCTTGCAACATTTTCACAAAGGCCGGTGCTCATGGATGGTGGGATGAACCCAAGCACTCCCAGAAGTTATTGGGTTTATCATGCATTCGCAACTAATAACGAGAGCTTATCTATTGGCATCTTTAGCATGCTATCCACGAGTGGTAACAAGGCTGTAGAACTACTCAACAACAGAACCGGGAATACAAGCCTGACAGTAACCATACTGGATGATATACTTGGCGTTAACAGGATATATGCAGAAAAAACACTTCAAGAAAAGTATGGGATTGATCCAGGATTCACTGGGGAGCTTCTCTCATATACCCACCCGACCAATAAACCGTTCATAATATTGACAAAGGATGACATGATAAAATGGGGGCACTGGTACATATATTATGGATTCTGGGACTTTAACAGGTCCAGGGGCTATGATTACATTTATTATGTAGGTTCATCAAATGATACTGGCCAGATAAGATACTACTCCAATGATGTTAAATTTGACCTGACCAGCGGGGCCTCATGGGAGAACAGGAAACCATACACCACTATAATAAAATATAGAAACTTTAAGAGGGTAATAGAGGGTGACGGTAAAAGCGATTTCTCAATAATAGTGCTCCTGGACAAAAACCAGGCCATCGTAGTAGATAAAAGATTCCAGGATTCGCTCTTTGTAAAACTTGTAATCCTTAAAGAAGAAACAGAACATATTAAACCAATATACAAGAATAATTCCACCATAATATGGACCGTGAGGTGA
- a CDS encoding DUF5379 family protein, with product MDIEAKMTALHVPAGIVAAVVSFYLSNGSIAVFGKNQALGTFAGLVILLIVGNIAERLFGKDEVGGFKGWLWSGIVPFFFIWFVVWAILITSTTITP from the coding sequence ATGGATATTGAGGCCAAAATGACAGCTCTCCACGTTCCTGCAGGTATAGTGGCTGCAGTAGTGTCATTCTATCTTTCTAATGGTTCAATAGCGGTTTTTGGGAAAAATCAGGCCCTAGGAACCTTCGCGGGTCTTGTGATACTTCTCATTGTTGGAAATATTGCTGAAAGGCTATTCGGGAAGGATGAAGTCGGAGGATTTAAGGGGTGGCTCTGGAGCGGTATAGTCCCATTTTTCTTCATATGGTTTGTTGTATGGGCCATACTCATCACCTCAACAACAATAACCCCATAA
- a CDS encoding Zn-ribbon domain-containing protein, translating to MHQCIKCGARFSSSEELMNGCPKCGSRYFRYVAERKDPEPRGEPIETIMVKKNGIYEVNLTSLLEDDSIIVSDEEGKYFIDLNFLLKKNLKRKVK from the coding sequence GTGCATCAGTGCATTAAGTGTGGTGCCAGGTTCAGCTCCTCAGAGGAGCTCATGAATGGCTGTCCGAAGTGCGGAAGCAGGTACTTCAGGTATGTGGCTGAGAGGAAAGATCCCGAACCCAGAGGGGAGCCCATTGAGACCATAATGGTTAAAAAGAATGGAATATATGAGGTTAACCTCACATCACTCCTTGAGGATGACTCGATAATTGTCTCAGATGAGGAGGGTAAGTACTTCATTGATCTGAACTTCCTGCTTAAAAAGAATCTTAAGAGGAAGGTTAAGTAG
- a CDS encoding DUF2073 domain-containing protein produces the protein MDGLKMDFLSSKALEDKSSMEKISMIIDRVKDGDILVLEGSLSPSEEAELIETTMREIDVENFVGIDIYTLEKDEKAFMGLSKRRTVGLTIIGPANVMKTVKRKSNFLSMIAEIGDSGASVH, from the coding sequence ATGGATGGCTTAAAAATGGATTTCCTTTCATCAAAGGCTCTTGAAGATAAAAGCAGCATGGAAAAGATCTCAATGATCATAGACCGTGTAAAGGATGGGGACATACTGGTACTTGAGGGCAGCCTCTCTCCATCAGAGGAGGCAGAACTCATAGAGACGACCATGAGGGAGATCGACGTTGAGAACTTTGTCGGTATAGACATATACACACTTGAAAAGGATGAGAAGGCATTCATGGGTCTTTCAAAGAGGAGGACGGTGGGGCTCACCATAATAGGGCCTGCCAATGTTATGAAGACGGTCAAGAGGAAGTCCAACTTCCTTTCAATGATTGCCGAGATCGGTGATTCCGGTGCATCAGTGCATTAA